The Glycine soja cultivar W05 chromosome 8, ASM419377v2, whole genome shotgun sequence genome has a window encoding:
- the LOC114422905 gene encoding putative pentatricopeptide repeat-containing protein At1g12700, mitochondrial: MLRRIPSFSRFRRLHHMMGTFSRSLSIRSPSFSLFFSKHCHCSTNTYDTDSHSNGTQFLISMRNLCKSGKVKNIDEALDLFQGMASMKPLPSVKDFTLLLGVIVRLKHYTTAISLVKHIFSSLGIEADTITLNIVINCLCRLKLVAFGFSVLGTMFKLGLEPTVMTLTALINGLCVQGNVAQAVGLVDHMEKMRYPLDVYTYGVLINGLCKTGDTLAAVEWLRKMEERNWKPNVVVYSTIMDGLCKDGLVSEALNLCSEMSGKGVRPNLVTYACLIQGLCNFGRWKETGSLLDEMIKMGMRLDLQTLNILVDAFCKEGKVMQAKSVIGFMILTGEGPDVFTYNSLIHIYCLQNKMNEAMRVFHLMVSRGCLPDIVVFTSLIHGWCKDKNINKVMHLLEEMAKMGFVPDVVTWTTLIGGFCQAGRPLAAKELFLNMHKYGQVPNLQTCAVILDGLCKGNLLSEAVSLAEAMEKSNLDLNIVIYSILLDGMCSAGKLNAAWELFSSLPGKGLQINVYTYTIMIKGLCKQGSLDKAEDLLINMEENGCLPDNCTYNVFVQGLLTKKEIARSIKYLTIMRDKGFSVDAATTEITINYLSTNEGDTRIREFFFPKR, translated from the coding sequence ATGCTTCGAAGAATACCCTCTTTCTCTCGTTTTCGTCGTCTTCATCACATGATGGGTACTTTCTCTCGTTCCCTTTCCATCCGCTCTCCTTcgttttctctgtttttttcaAAGCACTGTCATTGCTCCACAAACACTTATGACACCGATAGCCATAGCAACGGAACCCAGTTCTTGATTTCCATGAGAAACCTATGCAAGTCAGGTAAAGTGAAGAACATTGATGAAGCTTTGGACTTGTTCCAAGGCATGGCTAGCATGAAGCCTTTGCCTTCTGTGAAGGACTTTACTTTGTTGTTGGGTGTTATTGTGAGGTTGAAGCACTACACCACTGCCATATCTTTAGTTAAGCACATCTTTTCTTCTCTAGGCATAGAAGCTGATACCATTACTCTTAATATTGTGATCAATTGTCTCTGCCGTTTGAAGTTGGTTGCTTTTGGGTTCTCTGTGTTGGGGACTATGTTCAAACTTGGTTTGGAGCCCACTGTGATGACTCTCACCGCTCTCATTAACGGGCTTTGCGTGCAGGGCAATGTGGCTCAGGCAGTCGGGCTGGTTGATCATATGGAGAAAATGAGGTATCCATTGGATGTTTACACGTACGGGGTGTTGATTAATGGGTTGTGTAAGACGGGAGACACTTTGGCGGCGGTTGAGTGGCTAAGAAAGATGGAGGAAAGGAATTGGAAACCTAATGTGGTAGTTTACAGCACAATTATGGATGGTTTGTGCAAGGATGGATTGGTATCTGAAGCGTTGAATTTGTGCTCGGAAATGAGTGGCAAAGGTGTTCGACCTAATCTTGTCACTTACGCTTGCTTGATTCAAGGTCTTTGCAATTTTGGAAGGTGGAAAGAGACTGGTTCTCTGCTGGATGAGATGATAAAAATGGGAATGAGGCTGGATTTGCAGACTCTCAATATTTTAGTGGATGCTTTCTGCAAAGAAGGAAAAGTGATGCAGGCTAAAAGTGTGATTGGGTTTATGATTCTGACGGGGGAAGGGCCGGATGTCTTCACCTATAATTCGTTGATTCATATATATTGtttgcaaaataaaatgaatgaggCCATGAGAGTGTTTCATTTAATGGTTAGCAGGGGCTGTTTACCAGACATTGTGGTTTTTACTTCACTTATCCACGGATGGTGTAAGGACAAAAACATTAATAAGGTTATGCATCTGTTGGAGGAAATGGCTAAGATGGGATTTGTTCCTGATGTTGTCACTTGGACCACTCTTATAGGTGGGTTTTGTCAAGCAGGTAGACCATTAGCTGCAAAAGAACTGTTTCTCAATATGCACAAATATGGTCAAGTTCCCAATCTCCAGACTTGTGCTGTTATATTGGATGGCCTATGTAAAGGAAATCTTCTTTCTGAGGCAGTGTCGTTGGCTGAGGCAATGGAGAAGAGTAATTTGGATCTTAATATTGTAATTTATAGTATTTTGCTTGACGGAATGTGCAGTGCTGGAAAACTGAATGCTGCATGGGAACTCTTTTCTAGTTTGCCTGGTAAAGGTTTGCAAATTAACGTTTATACTTATACCATTATGATTAAGGGTCTCTGTAAACAAGGCTCGTTGGATAAAGCTGAAGACTTACTGATAAATATGGAAGAGAATGGCTGCCTGCCAGATAACTGCACTTACAATGTCTTTGTCCAAGGCTTGCTAACAAAAAAGGAGATTGCAAGATCAATAAAATACCTTACAATAATGAGAGACAAAGGGTTTTCAGTAGATGCTGCTACCACAGAAATTACTATCAACTACTTATCTACTAATGAAGGAGACACCAGAATtcgagaatttttttttccaaaaagatAG
- the LOC114422790 gene encoding protein BUD31 homolog 2: protein MPKVKTNRVKYPEGWELIEPTLRELQAKMREAENDPHDGKRKCETLWPIFKIAHQKSRYIFDLYHRRKEISKELYEFCLDQGYADRNLIAKWKKPGYERLCCLRCMQPRDHNFATTCVCRVPKQLREEKVIECVHCGCKGCASGD, encoded by the exons ATGCCAAAAGTAAAGACAAATCGTGTTAAATACCCAGAGGGCTGGGAATTAATTGAGCCTACACTCCGTGAACTTCAAGCAAAGATGAGGGAAG CTGAGAATGATCCGCATGATGGCAAAAGAAAATGTGAGACCTTATGGCCTATATTTAAGATTGCACACCAGAAGAGCCGCTACATATTTGATCTATACCATCGGAGGAAGGAAATTTCTAAAGAACTGTATGAATTCTGTTTAGATCAAGGATATGCTGACCGCAATCTAATTGCAAAATGGAAGAAG CCTGGTTATGAACGTCTTTGCTGCCTGAGGTGCATGCAGCCACGTGATCACAATTTTGCCACCACTTGTGTTTGCAGAGTACCCAAGCAACTTAGGGAGGAGAAGGTCATAGAGTGTGTTCACTGTGGATGCAAGGGTTGTGCAAGCGGGGACTAA